Proteins encoded in a region of the Streptomyces sp. NBC_00258 genome:
- a CDS encoding VCBS repeat-containing protein, with the protein MSQDSANAPGASEDGDRFGHSLAVYDANLDGCSDLVVGIPYEDLSVTPASGAAVNNRDAGMVQIYYGAPAGLGAGPAAKEILQGEGKHLEGLAENEDWIGYALAAGKSSSGVPFLAVGGPGEDLGTVTDAGAVFYLSGTALTKATVQQDTTVAGDVPGIAEQDDRFGSSLAATPTHLAVGVPGEALDTVTFAGAATVFSHTLVSNSPKPLIGLAQDQDAISGEGETADRFGTALAMVPYRPSGATSTTESLLAVGVPGEDLVATTDAGAVHIFRLTASGTATQTAWVDQDTGEMEGESEAGDFFGQQLAAVNSSPNATSTATTTRLAVGAPGEEWQQQDLEKGGVQIMAMVGDPGADNSWVDPGYGLGETVGPHMYTGMSLGATPGLLYVGVPYGEPEARAVYGFPWKVASGGTPTVSYKPGAGGIPAGGKAFGAVVR; encoded by the coding sequence CTGTCGCAGGACTCGGCCAACGCGCCCGGGGCGTCGGAGGACGGCGACCGGTTCGGGCACTCCCTCGCTGTGTACGACGCGAATCTGGACGGCTGTAGTGACCTTGTGGTCGGCATTCCGTACGAGGACCTGTCGGTGACGCCTGCCTCGGGGGCGGCGGTGAACAACCGCGACGCCGGAATGGTGCAGATCTACTACGGCGCGCCGGCCGGGCTGGGGGCGGGCCCGGCGGCGAAGGAGATTCTCCAGGGCGAGGGCAAGCACTTGGAGGGGCTGGCCGAGAACGAGGACTGGATCGGCTACGCACTCGCGGCGGGGAAGTCGTCGAGTGGCGTTCCGTTCCTGGCGGTCGGCGGTCCGGGTGAGGACCTCGGGACCGTCACGGACGCCGGGGCGGTGTTCTACCTGTCAGGTACCGCACTGACGAAGGCGACGGTGCAGCAGGACACCACGGTGGCCGGAGACGTGCCAGGCATCGCGGAGCAGGACGACCGCTTCGGTTCGTCGCTCGCGGCCACGCCGACGCATCTTGCGGTCGGGGTTCCAGGAGAGGCGCTGGACACCGTGACCTTTGCCGGCGCCGCGACGGTGTTCAGCCACACGCTGGTGTCCAACTCGCCCAAGCCGTTGATCGGTCTGGCGCAGGACCAGGACGCGATCAGTGGTGAGGGGGAGACGGCAGACCGGTTCGGTACCGCGCTGGCGATGGTTCCCTACCGGCCGTCCGGCGCCACCAGTACGACTGAGTCCCTGCTGGCGGTCGGTGTGCCGGGTGAGGACCTGGTCGCCACGACCGATGCGGGCGCTGTGCACATCTTCCGGCTCACGGCTTCGGGCACGGCCACGCAGACCGCGTGGGTCGACCAGGACACCGGTGAGATGGAGGGCGAGTCCGAGGCGGGTGACTTCTTCGGCCAGCAGCTCGCGGCCGTCAACTCCTCACCAAATGCGACGAGTACGGCCACCACCACCCGTCTGGCGGTCGGCGCCCCGGGAGAGGAGTGGCAGCAGCAGGACCTGGAGAAGGGGGGCGTGCAGATCATGGCCATGGTCGGTGATCCGGGCGCGGACAACTCCTGGGTCGATCCCGGGTACGGCCTGGGCGAGACGGTGGGACCGCACATGTACACCGGGATGAGCCTGGGTGCGACACCGGGGCTGCTGTATGTCGGGGTTCCCTATGGCGAACCGGAGGCTCGGGCGGTCTATGGCTTCCCGTGGAAGGTGGCCAGCGGTGGTACTCCGACTGTGAGTTACAAGCCGGGCGCCGGTGGGATTCCTGCTGGTGGCAAGGCGTTCGGTGCGGTGGTGCGGTAA
- a CDS encoding DUF6262 family protein: MTDVKPATQPQDNGFRQPGRDAQGCPPHSSWSLSAQAPAHRRTTTEPLAVTDSAVAARRRQTQVKLSLFEKAIAQLRRERGRLTVRAIADRADVSSTFLYDNADARKLVQKAITASKNRHNRASEEAHDQIEASWRERALNAEAELTRTQKEVHAQRQQTSKLQGQTRDAEQMVPGESAQAITTENTTLKQHVLQLTQEHRTLQERLEGARSNNRFADRHSADSRSSSSNSNKQGRKGPTFYRDLNVSTTAETIVVILAASRCF; the protein is encoded by the coding sequence GTGACAGACGTAAAGCCTGCTACACAACCGCAAGACAACGGCTTCAGGCAACCGGGGCGAGATGCGCAAGGATGTCCGCCCCACAGCAGCTGGAGCCTTTCCGCCCAGGCTCCCGCACACCGGAGAACGACAACGGAGCCACTCGCCGTAACGGATTCAGCCGTTGCCGCCCGCCGTCGACAAACACAGGTCAAGCTCAGCCTGTTCGAGAAAGCCATCGCTCAACTACGTCGCGAACGCGGCCGCCTCACCGTCCGGGCCATCGCTGACCGGGCGGACGTGTCATCCACGTTCCTCTATGACAACGCCGACGCCCGCAAGCTGGTCCAGAAAGCCATCACCGCCAGCAAGAACCGTCACAACCGCGCCTCCGAAGAGGCCCACGACCAGATCGAAGCCTCCTGGCGAGAGCGGGCACTGAACGCCGAAGCAGAACTGACCCGCACGCAGAAGGAAGTACACGCTCAGCGACAGCAGACCAGCAAGCTGCAGGGACAGACCCGCGACGCCGAGCAGATGGTCCCCGGCGAATCCGCCCAAGCCATCACCACCGAGAACACCACACTCAAGCAACACGTCCTTCAGCTCACCCAAGAACACCGCACACTCCAGGAACGGCTCGAAGGTGCCCGCTCCAACAATCGGTTCGCCGACCGGCACAGCGCCGACTCGAGGTCCAGCTCCTCGAACTCCAACAAGCAGGGACGCAAGGGACCGACGTTCTACCGTGACCTGAACGTTTCGACCACGGCCGAAACAATTGTGGTGATCCTGGCGGCAAGTAGGTGTTTTTGA
- a CDS encoding transposase, whose amino-acid sequence MPRSHPPEFRRKVLDLVASGRKVAEVARLLGISDQTIYVWRRQHLIDTGQLPGMNSSNLSELAAARKRIAELEAELAIHRRATELLGEVTSPKGGSKPSA is encoded by the coding sequence ATGCCCCGCAGCCATCCGCCCGAGTTCCGCCGCAAGGTTCTCGATCTCGTCGCATCCGGAAGGAAGGTCGCCGAGGTCGCCCGGCTCCTCGGCATCAGCGACCAGACGATCTATGTATGGCGCCGCCAGCACCTCATCGATACGGGGCAGTTGCCCGGCATGAACAGCAGCAATTTGTCCGAGCTCGCTGCGGCCCGCAAACGCATCGCCGAGTTGGAGGCCGAGTTGGCCATCCACCGACGGGCCACCGAACTGCTGGGCGAGGTGACGTCCCCAAAAGGCGGTTCGAAGCCATCCGCGTGA
- a CDS encoding transposase family protein gives MIPLSTPATEGALLVPYPATLDVPHELVEHVAWLLYEHRRARNTRWRKLRCFDQALLTLVHLRKNETFAQLGAGFAISQATAWRYVDEALEVLASWAPGLHEALTGLGEGDHVIVDGTLIPTDRVRADQPYYSQKHKKHGMNVQVIARPDGTPLWFSRAAPGRTHDLTSARAHGIVQACLTRQILVLADRAYQGVGATFRTPYYHHSEQPEHYQQFNRDHARLRAPGERAFARLKSWRIMRRARSSTRRISRTVQAIHTLMTSDYSG, from the coding sequence GTGATTCCACTCAGCACACCGGCGACCGAAGGGGCCCTGTTGGTTCCGTATCCTGCCACGCTCGACGTCCCGCACGAGCTCGTTGAGCACGTCGCCTGGCTGCTGTACGAGCACCGCCGCGCACGTAACACCCGCTGGCGGAAGCTCCGCTGCTTCGACCAGGCACTGCTCACGCTGGTCCACCTGCGCAAGAACGAGACGTTCGCCCAGCTCGGCGCCGGGTTCGCGATATCGCAGGCCACCGCCTGGCGCTACGTGGACGAGGCCCTGGAGGTGCTGGCTTCCTGGGCCCCAGGCCTCCATGAAGCCCTCACCGGCCTCGGTGAGGGCGACCACGTCATCGTTGACGGCACGCTGATCCCCACCGACCGCGTCCGCGCCGATCAGCCGTACTACTCGCAGAAACACAAGAAGCACGGCATGAACGTGCAGGTCATCGCCCGCCCTGACGGCACACCGCTGTGGTTCTCCCGCGCGGCACCCGGCCGCACACATGACCTGACCTCGGCCCGCGCCCACGGCATCGTCCAGGCCTGCCTGACCCGGCAGATCCTCGTGCTGGCGGACCGCGCCTACCAGGGCGTCGGCGCCACCTTCCGCACCCCGTACTACCACCACAGCGAACAGCCCGAGCACTACCAGCAGTTCAACCGCGACCACGCCCGGCTCCGAGCCCCCGGCGAACGCGCCTTCGCCCGGCTCAAGTCCTGGCGCATCATGCGCAGAGCACGCTCCTCCACCCGCCGCATCAGCCGCACCGTCCAAGCCATCCACACACTCATGACCAGCGACTATTCAGGATGA
- a CDS encoding DnaJ C-terminal domain-containing protein, with product MSRGEVVLQAARAAAATIQLALQQRLLAVYGPDWLTAVNERRRREGYKPGRGLDDHRFCLFVFGHDPATVRWAEEHWRRSARQLGALSNRVVHDETLTPADEDRAQSIARAVHGWSFVAPSPVSGKDVTSELRVTAWKAALGDVVEVRLLERNANGRSSTVKVRLPIGVTSGQLLRVPGRGAPGTGGGPNGDLFLRVRVEP from the coding sequence GTGAGTCGCGGAGAGGTGGTACTCCAGGCCGCTCGGGCCGCTGCTGCGACCATCCAGCTGGCGTTACAACAACGGCTCCTCGCGGTATACGGACCGGACTGGCTGACTGCCGTGAACGAACGTCGCCGACGGGAAGGCTACAAACCCGGACGAGGCTTGGACGACCACCGGTTTTGCCTGTTCGTGTTCGGCCACGATCCAGCGACGGTGCGTTGGGCGGAGGAGCATTGGCGCCGCAGTGCCCGACAGCTTGGCGCGCTCTCTAACCGCGTCGTGCACGATGAGACGCTCACCCCGGCCGACGAGGACCGGGCACAGTCGATCGCCCGAGCGGTGCATGGCTGGAGCTTCGTTGCCCCTTCGCCTGTCAGCGGTAAGGACGTCACGAGCGAATTGCGAGTGACGGCCTGGAAGGCCGCCTTGGGTGACGTCGTCGAGGTGAGACTGCTCGAGCGCAATGCCAACGGACGGTCGTCCACCGTCAAGGTCCGGCTACCCATCGGTGTCACAAGCGGTCAGCTACTGAGGGTTCCTGGTCGCGGCGCCCCCGGAACGGGAGGTGGGCCTAATGGCGATCTCTTCCTGCGCGTCCGCGTCGAGCCCTGA
- a CDS encoding NAD-dependent epimerase/dehydratase family protein, which yields MARGFGHRPVSRVGPGPPTVRRVAVIGATGCMGRQIASAFAARGTEVVAIARRYTSHVAAHRFLALDAAHTSSEQLAQLLAEERVGAVVNATLGWGDELHATNVQLTERLVDALRRTPGSPRLVHLGTIHEYGPVPRGTSIDEKVPPHPQQPYPVSKLIAARLVLDAARAGDLDGVVLRLTNTIGPHPAAESFFGSLAARLRDDRDTIDLTIAEAHRDYVDSRDAADAVVRAAESPSAHGVFNIGTGRALDIRTLVAALVRAAGRPPESVRGHLGAIRSRGADWIRVDGARAQRLLGWSPLYSLDASMRALWETVRTESPDRPP from the coding sequence GTGGCCCGCGGATTCGGACACCGGCCGGTGAGTCGTGTGGGGCCCGGCCCGCCGACTGTGCGCCGGGTAGCTGTCATCGGGGCCACCGGCTGCATGGGACGCCAGATCGCCAGTGCGTTCGCTGCCCGCGGCACGGAGGTCGTCGCGATCGCCCGCCGGTACACAAGCCATGTGGCCGCCCACCGCTTCCTGGCGCTCGACGCTGCGCACACGTCGAGCGAGCAGCTCGCCCAGCTGCTGGCCGAGGAGCGGGTGGGCGCGGTGGTCAACGCCACGCTCGGCTGGGGCGACGAACTGCATGCCACCAACGTCCAGTTGACCGAGCGACTGGTGGACGCCCTGAGGAGGACGCCGGGTTCACCGCGCCTGGTGCACCTCGGCACGATCCACGAATACGGTCCGGTCCCGCGGGGCACCTCCATCGACGAGAAGGTGCCGCCCCACCCGCAACAGCCTTATCCCGTCTCGAAGCTGATCGCCGCGAGGTTGGTGCTGGACGCTGCGCGAGCGGGGGACTTGGACGGTGTGGTGCTGCGCCTGACCAACACCATCGGCCCGCACCCCGCCGCCGAGAGCTTCTTCGGCTCCCTTGCCGCGCGCCTGCGTGACGACCGGGACACCATCGATCTGACCATCGCCGAGGCGCACCGGGACTACGTCGACTCCCGCGACGCTGCCGATGCGGTGGTGCGCGCGGCCGAAAGCCCCTCCGCCCACGGTGTGTTCAACATCGGGACCGGCCGGGCGCTGGACATCCGGACCCTGGTCGCCGCCCTGGTCCGCGCGGCCGGACGCCCTCCGGAGTCCGTACGCGGGCACCTGGGCGCCATCCGCAGCCGGGGCGCCGACTGGATCCGGGTGGACGGAGCGCGTGCCCAACGGCTGCTCGGCTGGAGCCCGCTGTACTCGCTGGACGCGTCCATGCGGGCGCTCTGGGAGACCGTGCGCACGGAGTCTCCTGACCGTCCACCTTGA
- a CDS encoding dTDP-4-dehydrorhamnose 3,5-epimerase family protein: MRTRRLAVAGGFEFTPDIHTDARGLFVSPLQEEAFVEAVGERFVTAQTNHSRSARGVLRGLHFTTTPPGQAKYVYCAQGRALDAVVDIRLGSPTFGKWDVVEVDAVSYRAVYVPDGVGHAFLALDDDTVMSYLVSSAYRADLEQAIDPLDPALGLPWPYDMRFLMSERDTGAIGVAEAQALGMLPRYEDCRQWPADSDTGR, translated from the coding sequence ATGCGTACACGCAGGCTCGCCGTCGCCGGCGGTTTCGAGTTCACCCCCGACATCCACACGGACGCACGAGGACTGTTTGTATCGCCCCTCCAGGAGGAGGCGTTCGTCGAGGCGGTCGGGGAACGGTTCGTCACCGCACAGACCAACCACAGCCGCTCCGCGCGGGGCGTGCTGCGCGGACTGCACTTCACGACCACACCGCCCGGACAGGCCAAGTACGTGTACTGCGCCCAGGGGCGTGCACTGGATGCGGTCGTCGACATCCGGCTGGGCTCGCCGACCTTCGGCAAGTGGGATGTCGTCGAGGTGGACGCCGTCTCCTATCGTGCCGTGTACGTCCCCGACGGGGTGGGACACGCCTTCCTCGCGCTCGATGACGACACGGTGATGTCGTATCTGGTGTCCTCCGCCTACCGGGCCGATCTCGAGCAGGCGATCGACCCGCTCGACCCGGCGCTCGGTCTGCCATGGCCGTACGACATGCGGTTCCTTATGTCCGAGCGCGACACGGGCGCCATCGGTGTCGCCGAGGCACAGGCCCTTGGGATGCTGCCACGGTACGAGGACTGCCGTCAGTGGCCCGCGGATTCGGACACCGGCCGGTGA
- a CDS encoding FAD-dependent monooxygenase: MNTDVVVVGGGPVGLMLAAELRLGGARVVLLERLTEPSGHSRAFRMQARMLDVLDQRGLLGHFMEGNRTWPKAHFAGLEPLLDFGYLRNEHPYALLIPQARTEELLEKHALSCGVEIRRGHTVTGIEATPATVVCDVSTREGTYRIGSSYLVGCDGGRSTVRKLAGIGFSGSQPTVRALLADVELADPGQLPNGVPGTMRTPRGLLMAISLQPGVTRVLTTEFAAPEPGAERTPVTLDELSATVRRITGIDVGMDRPRWLSRFTDTTRLADTYRQGRVLLAGDAAHVHFPIGAQGLNLGLQDAVNLGWKLAGTLVGWAPPGLLDSYGTERRPVAERVLRETRVQLMIMAPDPKVDPLREMFSELLELPEVNSRLAHEMTGLDVRYALPPGRYEHDLLGRPCPPLEQAVGDEVRRGLRTGRGVLLLPDGLVEEAAALAADWSHRLCTVRTGDGPGLLLRPDGHVAWADPGDGVPRKDVLLELEDTLRQWFGASGHKIARRALDVTSG; the protein is encoded by the coding sequence ATGAACACCGATGTCGTCGTGGTGGGAGGCGGTCCGGTCGGCCTGATGCTCGCCGCCGAACTGCGGCTCGGGGGCGCCCGCGTGGTCCTCCTGGAGCGGCTGACGGAGCCGAGTGGACACTCCAGGGCCTTCCGCATGCAAGCCCGGATGCTGGACGTACTGGACCAGCGGGGGCTGCTTGGCCACTTCATGGAGGGCAACCGCACCTGGCCCAAGGCACACTTCGCCGGCCTGGAACCACTGCTCGACTTCGGGTACCTGCGCAACGAGCATCCGTACGCGCTACTCATCCCGCAGGCGCGTACGGAGGAACTCCTGGAGAAACACGCCCTGTCGTGCGGTGTCGAGATCCGCCGCGGGCACACGGTGACCGGGATCGAGGCCACACCGGCCACCGTCGTCTGCGACGTTTCCACGCGCGAGGGGACGTACCGGATCGGCTCCTCCTATCTGGTCGGCTGCGACGGCGGGCGCAGCACTGTCAGAAAGCTCGCCGGGATCGGCTTCAGCGGCTCGCAACCCACCGTGCGGGCGCTCCTGGCAGACGTGGAGCTGGCCGACCCCGGACAACTGCCCAACGGGGTACCCGGAACTATGCGGACCCCTCGTGGTCTGCTGATGGCGATCTCGCTTCAGCCCGGTGTGACCCGGGTACTCACAACGGAGTTCGCGGCACCGGAGCCCGGAGCCGAACGCACACCTGTGACCCTGGACGAACTGAGCGCGACAGTACGCCGCATCACCGGAATCGACGTCGGCATGGACCGGCCGCGCTGGCTGTCCCGCTTCACCGACACCACCCGGCTCGCGGACACCTACCGCCAGGGCCGGGTGCTCCTCGCCGGAGACGCCGCCCATGTGCACTTCCCGATCGGGGCGCAGGGACTCAACCTCGGCCTCCAGGACGCGGTCAACCTCGGCTGGAAGCTGGCCGGGACCCTCGTAGGCTGGGCACCGCCGGGCCTGCTCGACAGCTACGGCACCGAGCGCCGCCCGGTCGCCGAGCGCGTGCTGCGGGAGACACGGGTGCAGCTCATGATCATGGCCCCCGATCCCAAGGTCGACCCGCTGCGCGAGATGTTCTCGGAACTCCTCGAACTGCCCGAGGTCAACAGCCGTCTAGCACACGAGATGACGGGCCTCGACGTGCGGTACGCCCTGCCCCCCGGCCGTTACGAACACGATCTTCTGGGCCGCCCCTGCCCGCCGCTGGAGCAGGCCGTCGGCGACGAGGTGCGTCGGGGCCTGCGAACCGGGCGCGGCGTGCTCCTCCTGCCAGACGGCCTGGTGGAAGAGGCGGCCGCTCTCGCCGCCGACTGGTCGCACCGCCTGTGTACGGTCCGGACCGGGGATGGACCGGGGCTGCTGCTGCGTCCCGACGGCCATGTGGCCTGGGCGGATCCCGGTGACGGCGTACCGCGCAAGGATGTGCTGCTGGAGCTAGAGGACACTCTGCGGCAGTGGTTCGGCGCCTCAGGTCACAAGATCGCCCGCCGAGCCCTCGACGTCACGAGCGGGTGA